GAGGTGACGGTGACCGGTTTCACGGGCGGGGCGACGGGACGGGTCGTGCAGGAGCGGCTCGCGTCGGTGCCGGGCGTGGTGGACGCGCTGGTCCCGATATCGGGCGCGACCCGCCGCACGATCGCCGTGGTCGACGACCGGACCGGGGACACGACCCAGCTGAACGAGCCGGGCCCTACGGTCACGCCCGCCGAGTGGTCGGCCTTCCAGGAGGCCTACGAGGATCTGCTCCCGTCCGCCTCCGCGGTGGCGCTGTGCGGCAGCCTGCCGCCGGGCGTGCCGGTGGGGGCGTACGCCGGCCTGGTCCGTACGGCCCGTGCCGCCGGAGTCCCGGTCCTCCTGGACACGAGCGGCGAACCCCTGCGCCGGGGCGTCGCGGCCCGCCCGGACATCATCAAGCCGAACGCCGACGAACTGGCGGAACTGACCGGCTCCCACGAGCCCTTGCGCGCCACACAGGACGCCCGCCGCCGGGGTGCCGCCGCGGTCGTGGCGTCCCTCGGCCCGGAGGGCCTCCTCGCCGCCACCCGAGAGGGCCGCTGGCGAGCCACCCCACCGACCTCTGTGCGAGGCAACCCGACGGGCGCGGGCGACTCGGTGGTCGCGGGCCTGCTGTCGGGGCTGGTCGAGCACCTGTCCTGGCCGGATCGTCTGATCCGGGCGACAGCCATCTCGGCAGCGACGGTCCTGGCACCCGTGGCGGGCGCGTTCGACCGGACGACGTACGAGGAGTTGCTGGAGCGGGTGACGGTGACCGGCGAGGCGTCGGCGGCCTGAAGGTCAGCTCTTGACCCAGCCCTTCACCAGCCACATCTGGTCGAGGAGAGCGTCACACTGGTTGCCCTGCTCGCAGGAAACCTTGATCGTGTTGGTGCCCTTGTTGAGCTGCATGTAGTTGTAGGTCTTCGTCCAGCCCTTTGCGAAATCGCCCTCGGGGCCGCCCGCCCAGTTCTTCAGCTCGACCGGTCGGTTGGAAGGCGTGCCGTTGACCGTGAGAGTGGCGTTCTGGTCCTTGCCGGGCACGCTGTAGCCGACGAACAGGCTGTACTTGCCCGCCTTGGGGATGCCGTTGACGGTCCAGGTCACCGAGGCACCGACCTGGTTGAACCCCGTGACGTAGACACCGCCGTCGGCCTTGGCCCCCTTGACGTCCGTGGCGGTCGTCATACCGGGCGAGAGCCTGAGGGTCTTCGCGTCGGCAGCCGGGAGATCCTCCTCGCTCGCCGCACCACTGCCGCTCGCCGAAGGGCTCGGCTTCGCGTTCTGGGACTGCGTCGGCGCCGTGCCCGCCTGGTTGTCGGGGGTGTCCTGGTCCTTGTCGCCGCCCAGCATCGCCACGCCGATACCGATGACGACCGCGGCGACCACCGCGATCGCGCCGATCAGCAGGCCCTTGGTGTTCGGGCCACGACCGCCCCGGCCATTGCCGC
The genomic region above belongs to Streptomyces coeruleorubidus and contains:
- a CDS encoding 1-phosphofructokinase family hexose kinase translates to MILTVTLNTALDITYRVRSLRPHASHRVSEVTERPGGKGVNVARVLAALGHEVTVTGFTGGATGRVVQERLASVPGVVDALVPISGATRRTIAVVDDRTGDTTQLNEPGPTVTPAEWSAFQEAYEDLLPSASAVALCGSLPPGVPVGAYAGLVRTARAAGVPVLLDTSGEPLRRGVAARPDIIKPNADELAELTGSHEPLRATQDARRRGAAAVVASLGPEGLLAATREGRWRATPPTSVRGNPTGAGDSVVAGLLSGLVEHLSWPDRLIRATAISAATVLAPVAGAFDRTTYEELLERVTVTGEASAA
- a CDS encoding CBM35 domain-containing protein, encoding MTPGNNGASTPEDDDPFGYLYADGQANGAQPPSGGYGYPNSVNRVRAVGTRQYGQQPQTAAYGQAPQQQGGYSQPNAHYAAPETLPGGAPTTQQQLPGGGNGRGGRGPNTKGLLIGAIAVVAAVVIGIGVAMLGGDKDQDTPDNQAGTAPTQSQNAKPSPSASGSGAASEEDLPAADAKTLRLSPGMTTATDVKGAKADGGVYVTGFNQVGASVTWTVNGIPKAGKYSLFVGYSVPGKDQNATLTVNGTPSNRPVELKNWAGGPEGDFAKGWTKTYNYMQLNKGTNTIKVSCEQGNQCDALLDQMWLVKGWVKS